The following proteins come from a genomic window of Enterobacter chengduensis:
- the ribA gene encoding GTP cyclohydrolase II, with the protein MQLKRVAEAKLPTPWGDFLMVGFEELATGQDHVALVYGDISGQTPVLSRVHSECLTGDALFSLRCDCGFQLEAALSHIAEEGRGVLLYHRQEGRNIGLLNKIRAYALQDQGYDTVEANHQLGFAADERDFTLCADMFKLLGVDEVRLLTNNPKKVEILTEAGINIVERVPLIVGRNPKNAHYLDTKAAKMGHLLKE; encoded by the coding sequence ATGCAGCTTAAACGTGTGGCAGAAGCCAAACTGCCAACCCCATGGGGCGATTTCCTGATGGTGGGTTTTGAAGAACTGGCAACCGGACAGGATCATGTCGCGCTGGTGTATGGCGACATTTCAGGGCAGACGCCGGTTCTGTCCCGCGTCCATTCAGAGTGTCTTACCGGCGATGCGCTGTTCAGCCTGCGCTGTGATTGTGGTTTCCAGCTTGAAGCCGCCCTGTCTCATATCGCAGAAGAAGGTCGCGGCGTGCTGCTTTATCACCGCCAGGAAGGCCGTAACATTGGTTTGCTGAATAAAATTCGCGCCTACGCGCTGCAGGATCAGGGCTACGATACGGTTGAGGCAAACCACCAGCTCGGCTTTGCCGCCGATGAACGCGACTTTACCCTGTGCGCGGACATGTTCAAGCTGCTGGGCGTGGACGAGGTTCGTCTGCTGACGAACAACCCGAAAAAAGTGGAGATCCTTACCGAAGCGGGGATCAACATCGTCGAGCGCGTACCGCTGATTGTTGGCCGCAACCCGAAAAACGCCCACTATCTTGATACTAAAGCTGCCAAGATGGGCCATCTGCTGAAAGAGTGA
- a CDS encoding LapA family protein gives MKYLLIFLLVLAIFVISVTLGAQNDQQVTFNYLLAQGEYRVSSLLAVLFAAGFAIGWLVCGLFWLKVRVSLARAERKIKRLENNIAPGSDIPESSGVPVVKE, from the coding sequence GTGAAATATTTACTCATTTTCTTACTGGTATTGGCGATTTTTGTCATTTCAGTCACGTTGGGTGCACAAAACGATCAGCAGGTGACGTTTAACTATCTGCTGGCTCAGGGTGAGTATCGCGTCTCGAGCCTGTTAGCGGTCTTATTTGCTGCCGGCTTTGCCATTGGCTGGCTGGTTTGTGGCCTGTTCTGGCTAAAAGTCCGTGTTTCTCTTGCGCGCGCTGAACGTAAAATTAAGCGGCTCGAAAATAACATTGCCCCTGGGTCTGACATTCCGGAAAGCTCTGGCGTGCCGGTCGTGAAGGAATAA
- the pgpB gene encoding phosphatidylglycerophosphatase B yields the protein MLSIARRTAAGAAILLIMPLAVWLSGWMWQPGQNAMWLKTLYWITETVTQPWGIITHVLLCAWFLWCLRFRLRAALMLFAILGGAILVGQGVKSWVKDRVQEPRPFVVWLEKTHHVPVDEFYTLKRKDRGALVKEQLAEQQDIPTFLRKHWQKETGFAFPSGHTMFAASWALLGVGLLWPRRRTVTLVILLAWATGVMGSRLLLGMHWPRDLVVATLISWLLVTLATWLAERFCGPLTPPPEEKEEIAERDQTGA from the coding sequence ATGCTTTCAATCGCCAGACGTACGGCAGCAGGTGCGGCCATTTTACTGATTATGCCCCTGGCCGTATGGCTTTCAGGCTGGATGTGGCAGCCCGGGCAAAACGCCATGTGGCTGAAAACGTTATACTGGATAACAGAAACGGTCACCCAGCCCTGGGGAATTATTACCCATGTACTCCTCTGCGCCTGGTTTCTGTGGTGCCTGCGCTTTCGTCTGCGCGCGGCGCTGATGCTCTTTGCGATCCTCGGCGGCGCTATTCTCGTCGGTCAGGGCGTGAAGTCCTGGGTGAAAGATCGCGTTCAGGAGCCGCGTCCTTTTGTCGTCTGGCTGGAAAAAACGCATCATGTTCCCGTGGATGAGTTCTACACTTTAAAGCGTAAAGATCGCGGTGCGCTGGTGAAAGAACAGCTTGCGGAACAGCAGGATATCCCGACATTCTTGCGTAAACACTGGCAGAAAGAGACGGGTTTCGCGTTTCCTTCCGGTCACACCATGTTTGCGGCCAGCTGGGCGCTGCTGGGCGTCGGGCTGCTTTGGCCAAGGCGTCGAACGGTAACGCTCGTGATTTTACTGGCTTGGGCGACGGGCGTTATGGGTAGCCGCTTGCTGCTGGGGATGCACTGGCCGCGAGACCTGGTCGTCGCCACGCTGATCTCATGGCTGCTGGTGACGCTGGCGACCTGGCTTGCTGAACGATTCTGTGGACCGCTAACGCCACCGCCAGAAGAGAAAGAAGAAATAGCCGAAAGGGACCAAACGGGCGCCTGA